The following proteins are encoded in a genomic region of Burkholderia cepacia:
- a CDS encoding TldD/PmbA family protein — protein sequence MTGFDTTTAAAALDWRTHFARLADEAGRLKAPGETVLMWFAGETTDFVRFNQGRIRQTGRVVQGKLSVRLIDGARQASATSTLAGDTAADLPDLAATLRALRDGLRDAADDPHLLFDTSSWLQETRRTGRLPDADSLARIVAECARGLDFVGFYAGGTLARGFASSTGSRGWYEVENFNFSWSLYDPSGRAIKTAYVGDDWDDAVFAHKVEAAAARLPVLGRTPKALAPGRYRAYFAPDAVHEMTSLLGWSGFSARADRSARSALHKLHAGEVALDPRVSITEDLALDLVPAFNADGYRRDSVPLVVAGRSAARLVGARSAREYGLTPNGADAGEMPQSLTIAGGTLADADVLAALDTGLYVGNLWYLNFSDPIACRMTGMTRFATFWVEGGRIVAPVDAMRFDDSFYRLFGSELEQLGATPALQLNDAGWGERATGGAKVPGALVRAFELTL from the coding sequence ATGACGGGATTCGATACGACGACGGCCGCCGCGGCGCTCGACTGGCGCACGCACTTTGCGCGGCTCGCCGACGAAGCCGGGCGGCTCAAGGCGCCCGGCGAGACGGTGCTGATGTGGTTCGCCGGCGAGACGACCGATTTCGTCCGCTTCAACCAAGGCCGGATTCGCCAGACCGGGCGCGTGGTGCAGGGCAAGCTGTCGGTGCGGCTGATCGACGGCGCGCGGCAGGCGAGCGCCACGTCGACGCTGGCCGGCGACACGGCCGCCGACCTGCCGGACCTCGCGGCGACGCTTCGCGCGCTGCGCGACGGGCTGCGCGACGCGGCCGACGATCCGCACCTGCTGTTCGATACCTCGTCGTGGCTGCAGGAAACGCGTCGTACCGGGCGCCTGCCGGATGCGGATTCACTCGCGCGGATCGTCGCCGAATGCGCGCGCGGGCTCGACTTCGTCGGCTTCTACGCGGGCGGCACGCTGGCGCGCGGCTTCGCGTCGTCGACCGGCAGCCGCGGCTGGTACGAGGTCGAGAACTTCAACTTCAGCTGGTCGCTGTACGACCCGAGCGGACGGGCGATCAAGACGGCCTATGTCGGCGACGACTGGGACGACGCGGTGTTCGCGCACAAGGTCGAGGCGGCCGCCGCGCGGTTGCCCGTGCTCGGCCGCACGCCGAAGGCGCTTGCGCCCGGGCGCTACCGCGCGTATTTCGCGCCGGACGCCGTTCACGAGATGACGAGCCTGCTCGGCTGGAGCGGCTTTTCGGCGCGCGCGGACCGGAGCGCGCGCAGCGCGCTGCACAAGCTGCACGCGGGCGAGGTCGCGCTCGATCCGCGCGTGTCGATCACCGAGGACCTGGCGCTCGACCTCGTGCCCGCGTTCAACGCGGACGGCTACCGGCGCGACAGCGTGCCGCTCGTCGTCGCGGGACGCAGCGCGGCGCGGCTCGTCGGCGCGCGCAGCGCCCGCGAGTACGGGTTGACGCCGAATGGCGCGGACGCCGGCGAGATGCCGCAGTCGCTGACGATCGCGGGCGGCACGCTCGCGGATGCCGACGTGCTGGCCGCGCTCGACACGGGGCTCTACGTCGGCAATCTCTGGTACCTGAACTTCTCGGACCCGATCGCCTGCCGGATGACGGGGATGACGCGCTTCGCGACGTTCTGGGTCGAAGGCGGGCGCATCGTCGCGCCGGTCGACGCGATGCGGTTCGACGACAGTTTCTACCGGCTGTTCGGATCGGAGCTCGAGCAGCTCGGCGCGACGCCTGCGCTGCAGTTGAACGATGCCGGCTGGGGCGAGCGCGCGACGGGCGGTGCGAAGGTGCCGGGCGCGCTCGTGCGCGCGTTTGAATTGACGCTGTGA